The genomic segment TGGGTCCGAGTGCATGCGAGAATGGTTGTTCGATGGATTGTTTACGGATCCTTCTTTTGGGAGGTTTGATAAGGTTGTTTTGTTTGAGAATACGACCTACAGTACTTGGATGTGGCCATTTTCTAATCATATGAAACCGAGCTGAGAGTGATGCTAGGAGTTTTCTTGCTCCCCACCTGGGATGGTCTTTTCTCTCTTGTAAAATTAGTTCAATGATTTTCTTTCGAGTTTGGTGTGGATGGTATTTCGGTCTTCGGCTTTTGTCTTTTAACCCATCGATCCCATATAGTTTGTATTGCTTTAAATATTTATACCCCGTCACTCTACTGATATTGAATTCATGACAAAGGTCAGTGAGAGACCACCCACCACGTTTCCAAGCGACAACAAATTTCATTCTTTCTTCAAACACGTTTGTCTCCTTCCAAGCCATGACACACTCCTGGTGTGTACATCGTGTTCTGAATCGAAGAATTAAATTCTTGTTTGTAAAGGATGTTGTGAGATCAATTTG from the Leptospira terpstrae serovar Hualin str. LT 11-33 = ATCC 700639 genome contains:
- a CDS encoding helix-turn-helix domain-containing protein, yielding MAWKETNVFEERMKFVVAWKRGGWSLTDLCHEFNISRVTGYKYLKQYKLYGIDGLKDKSRRPKYHPHQTRKKIIELILQERKDHPRWGARKLLASLSARFHMIRKWPHPSTVGRILKQNNLIKPPKRRIRKQSIEQPFSHALGP